The Arachis hypogaea cultivar Tifrunner chromosome 16, arahy.Tifrunner.gnm2.J5K5, whole genome shotgun sequence genome contains a region encoding:
- the LOC140180213 gene encoding protein FAR-RED IMPAIRED RESPONSE 1-like, which yields MDHSTSDCHLNAGEVDYESESNEVPEPLSVVDDELVPKVGMTFTTLEDAGKFYRNYAKAAGFSTRVRCTNRKGNEIKNQLITCSREGKWKSKISPTEKTNPTAGLNCPARIYIHTLKDVGAWIISKVVLDHSHPCCPSKAEMLKQHRELSMSIRRTIENNEEAGIRPSKTYQSFVAAAGGHRELNFIEKDVRNYITREVRNVSEQEDAKEFGKYFLRMKEKNPNFFFELQLEDDQSIKLAFWADARSRAAFEYFGDVISFDTTYNTNRYNLVCGSFVGVNHHGQSTLLGCSLMKNEEIESFKWLFQSWLRCMGGNAPKGFLTDQCASMKRALEACMPTTVHRWCIWHIMKKIPSKLNGYKGHADIEQEMSQVVWNSQSKDSFDRNWNDFLLNFGLGDNKWLSDLYEDRHIWVPIYLDHHFWAGMRSTQRSESMHSFFNKYITRNSSLIQFVKQYDNCLGSREQAERESDAADFHTVIPCATKSCIEAQFQDAYTHAKFREVQAQFRGKANCITRLKNSALGYSVYEVGEQVSSSIFNKFVVTYDSVAAEVKCHCLLFESRGILCRHALSVLSFEQVSQVSPRYILERWSKKVKRRHTHIKSSHDEPLMEPRSKRFDQLVFRSQNICEFASESEELTAILHRAYDNVMAEMEALKAKRKGTSSLSHEDANLESVNELQSPPRIRTRGRPKNRLGSKLEKQIANATKKKKTKVLSEINLFDAASAAHSNCSQYQGHVMSYQFRVPAAGDNSLGV from the exons atggatcattcaacctcagattgtcatcTGAATgcaggcgaagtggattatgagtCAGAATCTAACGAAgtccctgag CCTCTCTcagttgttgatgatgagcttgtTCCAAAggtcggaatgacctttaccacccttgaagatgctggaaaattttacaggaactacgccaaggctgcaggtttctctacaagagttcggtgcacaaataggaagggaaacgagattaagaaccaactgattacatgtagcagagagggaaaatggaaatctaaaatatctccgaccgagaagaccaatccgacagccggtctaaactgtcctgcaagaatttatatacacacattgaaggatgtcggtgcttggatcatttcaaaggttgtgctggatcattcacacccctgctgtccaagcaaagcagagatgctcaaacagcacagggaactaagcatgtccattcgtcgtacgatagagaataacgaggaggccggtatcagaccaagcaaaacctaccaatcatttgttgcggctgccgggggtcaccgcgagttaaattttatcgaaaaggacgtgaggaattacattaccagggaagtgcggaatgtttccgaacaagaagatgcaaaggaattcgggaaatatttcttaagaatgaaagagaagaatccgaatttcttttttgagctccaactcgaagatgatcaatcgattaagctggctttttgggccgatgcaagaagcagagccgcctttgagtatttcggagacgtcatttcattcgacaccacctacaatacaaacag gtataatttggtctgtggttcttttgtcggggtgaatcaccacggtcaatcaacacttctcggatgctctttgatgaagaacgaagaaattgaatcattcaaatggttatttcaaagctggcttcgttgcatgggaggaaacgctccgaaagggtttctcaccgatcagtgcgcatccatgaaaagggctttagaggcctgtatgccaacaacagttcaccgctggtgcatttggcacatcatgaagaagattccaagcaaattaaacgggtacaagggacatgccgatatcgaacaagaaatgagccaagttgtttggaactctcaaagcaaagactcattcgataggaattggaacgattttctgctgaattttggtcttggggacaacaagtggctttcag atctgtacgaagaccgtcacatatgggttcctatctatctggatcaccatttctgggcagggatgagaagcacacaaaggagcgagagcatgcattcattttttaacaagtatatcacccggaacagctcgcttattcagttcgtcaaacaatacgataattgcctcggaagcagggagcaagcagagagagaatcagatgctgcagattttcatacggtcataccgtgtgcaaccaaatcctgcattgaagctcagtttcaagatgcgtacactcacgcaaagtttagggaagtccaagcgcaattcagaggaaaggcgaattgcatcaccagactaaagaattccgctctaggctattcagtatacgaagtcggagaacaagtttccagctcaatattcaacaagttcgtggttacttacgactcggttgcagccgaggtaaaatgccattgcttattattcgagtcgagagggatactgtgccgtcacgcactaagcgtgttaagcttcgaacaagtaagccaagtgtcaccgagatacatactggaacgatggagcaaaaaggtaaagaggcgacacacacacatcaagagcagccacgacgagccactaatggagccaagaagcaagaggttcgaccaattggtttttcgttcgcaaaatatatgcgaatttgcctccgaatcggaggagctgactgcaattctgcaccgtgcgtacgataacgtcatggccgagatggaagcattaaaagccaaaaggaaggggacatcttctttatcccacgaagacgccaacttggaatccgttaacgagcttcaaagcccgccaaggattcgaacaagaggacgtccaaaaaacaggctaggttcaaagctggagaaacagatcgcaaatgccacaaagaagaagaagacgaaagttttaagcgag ataaacctgtttgatgctgcatcagcggcgcattcaaattgcagccaatatcaaggacacgttatgagttatcagttcagggtaccagcagcaggggataactcgttgggtgtatag